A genome region from Glycine max cultivar Williams 82 chromosome 5, Glycine_max_v4.0, whole genome shotgun sequence includes the following:
- the LOC106794965 gene encoding uncharacterized protein, whose translation MNNIFGLVCIRCSLTIAAIEQPSSSQHSISKKRKTTASFQLRSSDTQFPDTTVSPEASVSSTGTVVSGDFCSDRSCCSSSHFKDLHSVPSDLQTKGFQTVEDSTNRYFKPFRHAEWATIRTV comes from the exons ATGAATAACATATTTGGTCTG GTGTGTATTCGCTGCTCTCTCACAATTGCCGCCATAGAACAACCTTCTTCAAgccaacattccatttccaagaaaagaaaaaccacCGCTTCCTTCCAGTTACGCTCTTCCGATACGCAGTTTCCCGACACTACCGTCTCGCCGGAAGCTTCCGTCAGTTCTACCGGCACGGTTGTTTCCGGCGATTTTTGCTCCGATCGCTCTTGCTGCAGCTCCAGCCACTTTAAGGACCTCCACTCCGTGCCGTCAGATCTGCAG ACCAAGGGTTTCCAAACGGTAGAGGACTCAACCAACCGCTACTTCAAACCGTTCAG acatgcagagtgggcaaCAAtccgaaccgtttga
- the LOC100798536 gene encoding E3 ubiquitin ligase PQT3-like isoform X2, whose translation MLIPKNTSVLIRRVPGRPRLPIVTEIEQKVENKVVESEPENGSLPAEDTSAMKYPEDSDWDEFGNDLYSIPDQVPVQSSNLIPEAPPPSKADEDSKIKAFLDTPALDWQRQGSDFGTGRGFGRGTGGRMGGGRGFGMERKTPPQGYVCHRCKVPGHFIQHCPTNGDPNFDMRKVKQPTGIPRSMLMVNPQGSYALPNGSVAVLKPNEAAFEKEIEGMPSTRSVGDLPPELRCPLCNDVMKDAVLTSKCCFKSFCDRCIRDYIISKSICVCGATNILADDLLPNKTLRDTINRILESGNSSAENAGSTFQAQDMESARCPQPKIPSPTSSAASKGELKVSPVNEKTTNIQETTDDRKAVSAPQQTSEQVRNPRAADISEATHESMSVKEPASQWSAQQVEEEVQQKLVPTEAGKKKKKKKVRLLPNDLQWKTPHDFGAENYMMPMVPPAGYNSYWNGMQPMDGFMAPYGNPMQMMGYGLGPLDMPFGGMPQDPFGMQGYMMPGFPPHRDLADFSMGMNAPAPVMSREEFEARKADMRRKRENDRRPERDFSKDRDFGREVSSVGDVSSMKSKTRSIPPSSGSDYHHPRFRSERHSPDRSPREVEPPPPRPTKRKSDHNSDREREDRDRDYEHERHHHNRHQRSESSSRRSSEPVAKASSTASAAAAAAAADRKQKASVFSRISFPAEEELPKKRKVTASSTTEPAAAAAAAAAAPTASSAHLKTMSNGYYEGRKSSSAVADYESSDDERHFKRRPSRYEPSPPPQPAEWEEEGRHSRGTRERKHR comes from the exons CCTGAAGATTCAGATTGGGATGAATTTGGCAATGATTTGTATTCAATTCCTGATCAAGTGCCTGTTCAATCAAGCAACTTAATTCCAGAGGCTCCTCCTCCTAGCAAAGCTGATGAAGACAGTAAGATTAAAGCCTTTCTTGATACTCCAGCCTTGGATTGGCAACG TCAAGGTTCAGACTTTGGCACTGGTAGAGGCTTTGGAAGGGGTACAGGGGGACGGATGGGTGGTGGACGTGGTTTTG GGATGGAGCGGAAAACACCCCCACAAGGCTATGTATGTCACAGATGCAAGGTGCCTG GACATTTTATTCAGCACTGTCCTACAAATGGTGACCCGAATTTTGACATGAGAAAAGTCAAGCAACCCACCGGTATTCCAAGATCCATGCTGATGGTAAATCCACAAGGTTCCTATGCTTTACCAAATGGTTCAGTAGCTGTCTTGAAGCCAAATGA GGCCGCTTTTGAGAAAGAAATAGAAGGGATGCCATCAACACGTTCCGTTGGGGACCTACCACCTGAGCTCCGCTGTCCCTTGTGTAATGATGTTATGAAAGATGCTGTACTGACAAGCAAGTGTTGCTTTAAAAGCTTTTGTGACAGAT GTATTAGGGACTATATTATCTCCAAGTCTATCTGTGTATGTGGTGCAACAAATATTCTTGCAGATGATCTCTTACCGAATAAGACATTACGAGATACCATTAATCGTATATTGGAGTCGGGCAATAGCAGTGCTGAAAATGCTGGGAGCACTTTCCAAGCTCAAG ATATGGAGTCTGCTCGCTGTCCGCAGCCTAAGATTCCATCCCCAACCTCATCTGCTGCATCCAAGGGAGAACTAAAGGTTTCACCTGTTAatgaaaaaacaacaaatatacAGGAAACAACTGATGATAGAAAGGCTGTTTCTGCTCCACAGCAGACATCCGAGCAAGTAAGGAACCCCAGAGCTGCTGATATATCTGAAGCTACTCACGAGTCTATGAGTGTGAAGGAGCCAGCCTCACAATGGAGTGCTCAGCAGGTTGAGGAAGAAGTGCAGCAAAAGTTGGTTCCTACTGAGGCTG gaaagaaaaagaaaaagaagaaagtccgTTTGCTGCCAAATG ATTTGCAGTGGAAAACCCCACATGACTTCGGGGCAGAGAACTATATGATGCCAATGGTTCCACCTGCTGGCTATAATTCGTACTGGAATGGCATGCAACCCATGGATGGATTTATGGCACCGTATGGTAATCCAATGCAAATGATGGGTTACGGCCTGGGCCCCTTGGACATGCCATTTGGTGGTATGCCACAAGACCCATTTGGCATGCAAGGTTACATGATGCCTGGTTTCCCACCTCAtag GGATCTTGCTGACTTCAGTATGGGAATGAATGCTCCAGCCCCAGTAATGAGTAGAGAGGAGTTTGAAGCCCGTAAAGCTGATATGAGGAGGAAGCGTGAAAATGATAGACGTCCTGAAAG GGACTTCTCTAAAGATCGAGACTTTGGTAGGGAAGTGAGCAGTGTTGGGGATGTTTCTTCAATGAAATCAAAAACT AGGTCAATTCCACCGTCCTCGGGTAGCGATTACCATCACCCCCGTTTCCGTTCGGAGCGGCACTCGCCTGATAGATCTCCGCGCGAGGTGGAGCCTCCACCTCCACGCCCTACCAAGAGAAAGTCCGACCACAACTCCGATCGCGAACGCGAAGACAGAGATCGCGACTACGAGCACGAGCGTCACCACCACAACCGCCATCAACGATCAGAATCCTCATCCAGAAGGTCATCGGAACCGGTCGCCAAAGCTTCATCCACCGCATCAGCCGCTGCCGCAGCCGCCGCCGCGGATCGCAAGCAGAAGGCCAGCGTGTTCTCCCGCATAAGCTTCCCCGCTGAAGAGGAACTTCCTAAGAAGAGAAAAGTCACCGCTTCTTCCACAACAGAACCTGCCGCTGCCGCTGCCGCTGCCGCCGCCGCTCCCACTGCCTCTTCGGCACACCTGAAGACAATGTCGAACGGGTACTACGAAGGGAGGAAGAGCAGCAGCGCCGTCGCGGACTACGAATCTAGCGACGACGAGCGGCACTTCAAACGGAGGCCGTCGAGGTACGAGCCGTCGCCCCCGCCGCAGCCGGCGGAGTGGGAGGAGGAAGGGAGGCATTCGAGAGGAACGAGGGAGCGGAAGCATAGGTGA